From Tachysurus fulvidraco isolate hzauxx_2018 chromosome 10, HZAU_PFXX_2.0, whole genome shotgun sequence, one genomic window encodes:
- the zgc:193726 gene encoding uncharacterized protein zgc:193726: MRLLWSVSVLLLCSVLGLPANYNKTGNSTSSDDFPTNRTYNFTHNRLMQSPYCILPTCHLHTVDENFQKGDEEAGERTHDPHGPGKK; encoded by the exons ATGCGTCTCCTCTGGTCCGTCAGCGTACTTCTCCTCTGCTCTGTTCTCGGATTACCTGCCAATTATAACAAAACGGGAAACTCTACAAG CTCTGATGATTTTCCAACTAATAGAACGTACAACTTCACCCATAATCGATTAAT GCAATCACCCTACTGTATATTACCCACATGCCATTTACATACGGTGGATGAGAACTTTCAGAAAGGGGATGAAGAGGCAGGCGAGAGAACACACGATCCACATGGACCGGGCAAGAAATGA